The genome window AGCCTATTCGTTACTATATCTCTTTAATCTTCTTGTGTGGATGTCCCTCTATCATTACCAAAGCTACTATCTTACCCTTTGATTCTCATGATATCTTCTTGATTAATCCTGAGTTACTCATAATCTAGTTATCAAATATAAGAGCATCAATTCATAACAAAGAAATCAATGAAACAGTTGTTGAAACTTACATACTCATAATCTAGTTATCAAACAGTGTGCTCTAAGCTTTTGCATATTCATATAGTTTACAGGACTATATGACTATTACATTTTTTGCATATACACACAGTCTTCAGGACTTCATGTATAGTCCTGAAGCAGGGTTCAACTTCACTTACATATTTTGCCTGCAATTTCATCAGTATAAGTACTTAAGAGTTTTCGCAACCTTATTTGAGCACCGTGCTGGGGATGAAGAGTGAAGACAGTGTGTGGAGCGTGAGCATACGACGGCGAGAGATCAAAGGAGAAATGCTGAAGAATCATGCTCAGTCCCATCTTTGCTTCCAGCAACGCAAAGTTCTGGCCGATGCAAATTCGAGGGCCTCCGCCGAACGGGAAGAACGCAACCTGTTCCTTCGACGCCTTTGAGACCCCTTCGCCGAACCTCTCTGGATTGAACTCACTGGCATCTTTGCCCCACAGGTTTGGATCATGGTGGACGAAGATTGCATGCAGCAGGAGGAGAACTCCTGGTGGGTAAACCACATCTCCAAGTTTCATCGTCTTGTATGTCTGCCTCCGGAGGAGAATAAATGGAGGGTATAGCCTGAGCACCTCATACAGAATCATGGTCACCTGCCCACACAAATTTCAGTCCATCAATTGGTGAAATCTTCCTCATCTTTCAgtccaagaaagaacaagaacaGCATGCTGATGAATAGGGTCGAAACAACTAGCAATCAGAGTGTGTTTAGTTCAACTAAGCAGAAGAACAAAGCAGGAAGATGATACTCAACGATCTTTAAGTGGCTCAGGCCATCGAAATCGGGTTTGTTTTCGCCAAAGACTCGAAGAACTTCTTCTCTAGCGCGGATCTGCCAGGTAGGATGCATGCTCAAGCAGATCATTGTCCATGTCAGCAACACAGATGTTGTCTCCTGCCCTGCAAAGTAGAAGAGCTTGCATTCTTCAATCACATCTTCGGTTGTCATCCCGGCATTCTTGTTCCCATCTTCTTGTAAGTGCTTCATGTTGGACTCCATCAACAGCCCCAACAGGTCATCGTTGCTTGCCATTCCAGTCTTTATATCCTGTTCTCTCTTCTTTATTATGCCTCTCAGAATCGATCGGATCTCTCTATCAATTGCTTTTATTCTCTTATTCTTTGgggtgggaagaaacctgtttgaCAGCAATTATTAGTAGCCGTATCCTACGAATCATTCGAAAACTCGCATAATTTATGAGCTCAATAAAATATTGTGATTAGAAATGTGTAGCAGCTTCGAAGTCTTTGAGATGaagctttgaaatgtgcaagcaagGCATCAATGGACCACCTACTGTCTCGGATCATCAAATCAATGATCCTTCCAACATAACTAAATTCTGATGTTTCTTCCTTTAAAGCTTCGTTCAACAACATGGAATTGAGTAGGAAAAGGATTCACCTGTACCCTGGGACATAAAGATTTTGGATAACCTGAATAAGGAGCTCAGCCTGCTCAGCTTGAAGTTGGAAAATTGGCCTTCCTTCTTCGTAGCTGCTACCGAAGGCAGTTCGTGAAATGACATCTCCAGTGAAGCTTTGGAGCTCAGGCCAAACATCTAACTCATAACATGCCTCAGAGCCCGCCATATTCTCCCATCTATCCATCAGATCACTACAGCAAGCAGAGAATGCAGGCAACATTCGCTGCAAAATTGATGAGGATAAACATTTTGGAATGAATCAAACTGTAAACAGGACGGATGGATGCACTTCCAAGATGTTCCGTTTGGGTGTTGTAAAGAACAGTGAATCAATAACCTTTAGCGTCTCCGCATGGAAAGCAGGATTCAGAATCCTCCTATGTTTGACCCACTTTTCGCCTTCGTACACAGCGAGGCCTCTGGCGAAGAACCGGGCGAGGGGGTTCTGGTTCGGCTTCCCGAAGTGGCCGAACTTATTGGATAGAACCTCCCTCACCAGCTCCGGATCCGTGATGGCCACTTGCGGCACAGGCCCCGACCATGTGAATGATATCTTACCTGCATGCACAAGAACAAGATCGAGTTCTAACAGTTGGAGCTCGTGCCCAGGCGATGACGacaacagaggaggaggaggaagcgctTACCGTACTCGTCCATGGCGCGATGATAAAAAGGGAGAAGGCGAGGGATGATGTTGTGGGCGAGGGGCATGGACTTGGCGCGGGCCTCCTTGCTGAACCGCGCGTTCTCCTTGAGGTCGCCGTAGGGGAAGCGGTATGCGGTGCCTTTGAGCCCCTGCGCCCGGAGCGCGCGCTCCAGCCGCCTCGGCCTCCACCACGCCCAGTTGAGCACCCGCAAGGCCCACGCCAGAAACAGCAGCCCGGCCACGCCCCATCCCAAGCTCCACAGCACGTCCGCCGCCAGGAACTCGGCCATGGCCACGGACAATCGTACGCGTGGAGGCTCTAGCAAACAGGACTTTATGGCAACAAAAACGATGGAGAGTTCGGGACAGATGACTTCAGTGATTACGTACGAGAGCTTCGCTGGCATCGACGACAGGCTTTTGTGTGGTAGAAAGTTTACCAATAATTGACACGGTTACGTGTTCTTCAAGTTATCAtccatttataaataaaaaattaaagtaaaaaaacaaaaacttTACTTTCATTCATTatactaaaaaatttattatgataaaaatgataatcataaattttatatTCCCTATCTTTTTGGCTCTCCGCAAAGGTATACTTTGAAGTTTCTAGGGTTCGGAGCATGTCTTTTTTGTCTTTACGTGCTTTGAGCATTCTTCGTCTCGTATCTCTATTGCAGATTTTATCGATCGTGGATCGAGTTTTCATACCTCATGCATTTCGGGTACTTTTCTTAGCTTGATTTTTCGTTGTGGTAGATTTCTTCTCATGTAGGTTGAGTGTGTCTGACTCACgtaccttgggtgccttcctgacCCCTCTTTTTGTTGTAGCGAATTTCTTCTTATGCGTGTCGGGAATGCCTAACTCATTTGCCTTGGTGCTTTCATAGCCCATTTTTCCGCCATAGAAGATTTCTCTTTACACGAGTTAGGTTTGCTCGACTCATGTGCCTTGGGCACCTTCTTGATCAGTTTTTCTACCATAGTGAATTTCTACTATTGTGAGTTGTGTTTGCCCGACTAACatgccttgggtgccttcctaacCCATTTTTTTGCTATAGTAAATTTCTTCTTATGTGGGTCGGGTTTGCTTGACTCGCGCCTTAAACGTCTTCCTAGCCCGTTTGTTCGCTATAGCGGAGTTCTAATACGATTCGGGTTTGCTTGACTCACATGTCTTATTTAAATAATCCCGAGAAGGTGCTCTATCTTGGTCGCGGAAGATAACTTCTTAGGGGAGTGGAAATCCGTATTGCATTGATTGAGGCTATGTAGTCATGGGCTAAATTTCacgtattgtcacggacaaacttctaaacaagatgtttgatgtaatgctcatgtatgtccgtgtctcttggcatgttcgccttgtacagaatgtagaggggcggtcgaaggcttaatagtcacattttagttgggttggtggcctctttaggcttgtaaataaaggttgtgtcatgtggacacgtgcgagagattttcggtctgtaatggaccattttaccctttgttgtgccactgttcatagcttgtaaagtctgtttgtaatttgcattgtctatgaagtatttttcggagatgtttgcttgtggatcccgattgaggcgttctctctaacccgttctctcttttggtggtcctaagggacaatgggaggcttcggggaggctgacctttgcggacggacacgcaagggtgccgcacgacttaggcaaaaccagctaagtccgtgacagatggtatcagagcgggacaagcactcatagaaacacttgacatgcaaacgtgggggacttagcgggactgcgttgagggcagtcagcacacgtgcggccgtttgggggaaaacgggcatggagatgtagggaaaaggagtcgctcagaggagcgggcatccgagattggcattcagaggaatgaccaacccttcgcgcaagaggcaccacgagaataggcaagcttggaagaatgtggagcgcacaaaggttgggatggctgagtttgagctatggcttaacattgacaactatacttgatggtgctcaagccaagcgaggtgcttggtaaaggacgagaccatccaaggtggaatgagttgctcaacgaccaaaagagttatgcaaagctcacaaaggtgaggggaattgctaactcgaagaatttggtactcatgcatgggcttgtatgcggacgatggaatgttcgcggctatcccaaggcgaccgaaactcggcgccatggagcactgaaactttctcttcggcatgtgaaggatacgtctgtaggaggctgaagtgtgcaacgagttcagcatgttgctaggccttgagtggtgcagcggggggctgtattgacgtagagtcgcaatctagcaagtgcgtttgcaggaggcagaacaatgcacagtttgtttagcagatcggagtagtccaaggggatggtagtctccgaaacgaagagagatgttgctccaatgggacaggtatccaggagggataagtcccggctctccagagggagaatcatgtgagacagacctcacatgttgaggaggagtacctcaacaaacaacaactccatgaagctcgatggactgagcaagcggcgaggagtcgtcgcatgatctcgcttgagagaatgcattggtggatacattgcgagatcaagtgggggagcgacccaaagcaacttaaatgaaggcacacttggagtcgatgtggagatcggactcaagggaaggctgacccgtggaatggtgggcgcgagggctaccatcaactcaatgtgaaaacgaggagcggagcaacttgggtgtaacttagcgaagtactcaagctgtatgaagggagccaacatagaagttagaacgtggagcagaggcacagtgctttccttagacagaggtcaaggacatgaactcttgcagaggcaagagtaggatcatgttgttccatgggaccttcattctgatggagcggactcatcttgcatggtgccaaagacgaagggagctttggggcacatgcaccttatctcggagaagcatttgatggaggaactaaggcgactcaatttgcggaggcgaagttgggtacagaaggccttagcacggggcaagaggacgcagaggcgggtactcttgaagaatatgccacagtgttgccattcgagttgctatgaaggaagcggtgcgcagcggagattgtgctggtaggggcagaggcccaggatccagacaatggtgtacaaattacagtgaagtcggtggacttcgggagctactaggtgacggactgtcctagagcggtgcttcatctaggtgtgacccaagagtgggtggatgaaggtcgattgccaaaggagcgaacaagatcgaaggtggaggagaccctgcgatgtattagcagaggccacacatggagggttcacaatttgagtattccataaggatcagaatgcaatggagatgtcaccaggaggtgacatgatgcagcggatcgtggtggaacagttcgtggcaatgcaatacacacgacttagtcccgagagagactagatcatatgaaggtatgatcgggagctactgggagctccacttcggtgaacaacacgacggcaagaagggctatggattcaaggagtgaaggccatggtaccgcagaggtgggtcttccgggcgtgcatcgaattttgcatcggatgaaaaccttggtcatcagcatatgggggctgtgttccactaagggaaaagttcgaatgcaagtaccagtgagttccatgggagggacttgatcatacagaggtatgatcgaagcagctggagagttggactgctccagagctcatattcgcttaagggagcccgacaagtcagaggacaaggccgagtaagcgaacgttgctaccaaggaagctaaggagaacagaatcagtgcaaaccctacaacatgatggcagaggccatgcatgagagttgcagtctgtcttttcattgaccaaacagactgcttggagaacacagaggtgttgaagcagggggtcgaaaggggcgaggaagcgacgacgagtccagagggacttagctacccaaaatcaagcaatcagttagaatggaggtggactcggaggagtgtcacggaggcatatctactgattgtgaagaaaagggatgtagatgcgaggcgatggatagtagtgccatgggcatggcagcgccatggtaccgcagaggcgggacttccgtgaaggtcattgatcccttgctctcatggagggagagcgcttggtcgtgaaaggggccgaggaggtggagaatacagaggcaatctccaagtaccgagacaaggctgaagggcagaggccgaagaacttcgtaagaccgccggtgtcaatgtgcttctcatcaagatagccaaaagtgaaggacttcaggtcatgcaagagtgcataaccaaggaacaaagcaggcagtacgcggtgctgtacctttgctactcagtggagtaggcggcagggttgatggagaagacgatacaatcccagaggcgaccaaacctatgagagaactactccaagttggggtgaaaacttcctgcattccagaagttcaatggcattgagaaggtgaatcacagtagctaactcaatacaaggggtgcaaacacttcatgtgcttcagaagtgtgagcaaagagcaggcgaaggctagtaaccagctcgatgcatgaagtacaatctcgaggaggcgggcgaagtcaagtaacatttgccttctcaacacttaagagaatgggtgaaaccgagtactccaattctcttatctatccagtagaggagctctgcatatgttcaaagacccttcgaagataatggaagacaatagttataaaatcctcaccaacggtgatcagtgctactaagagtagattgtccgcttcatttcccaacgaaatgccaatcgaaagcggaagtgatgcaaacctacttggatgcgacaactaagtgaaagaagagtcaatgagcaaattttatggaggaaggacccaaaacttcagaagtttgcgagacgatgctcgttaaagctccaacaagcatccacccagttcaagcagcatgtggaatttgagagactggcgtagtaaggatggtcttttccttcatctgggggatccgcaggaatcaacaatgatcaacacaactcagccaatcccacaccaaagtcagagtcattggtgagttgcagcagcatggtggatcaaaggttcgactactcaaaaacagcagcggagagtagttgggagccaagaagcgcattgtagctagagcagaagattgaagactcagcaaaggcgaggagttccagtgtcgacaaaggcttcaacgaggacgtcgaaggaataagtgggggagaatgtcacggacaaacttctaaacaagatgtttgatgtaatgctcatatatgtccgtgtctcttggcatgttcatgccttgtacagaatgtagaggggcggccgaaggcttaatagtcccattttagttgggttggtggcctctttaggcttgtaaataaaggttgtgtcatgtggacacgtgcgagagatttttggtctgtaatggatcattttaccctttgttgtgccactattcagagcttgtaaagtctgtttgtaatttgcattgtctatgaagtgtttttcggagatgtttgcgtgtggatcccgattgaggcgttctctctaacccgttctctcttttggtggtcctaagggacaatgggtggcttcggggaggctgacctttgcggacggacacgcaagggtgccgcacgacttaggcaaaaccagctaagtccgtgacagtatggCGGGAGGGATATCTTTTTATATCCTCCTTGACTagcattttaataaataaatgtgggaaaagagggggggggggggggagagagagaggcggGCATCTCAAGGGAGACTCCTcgattataattttaatatggaGGAGAGAGAGGGATTCCACCGTATCCTCCTTGGTTAGTGCCTTAGCGATGGGAGGATTAACCTATATTCTCCTACATCTCAATAGTGGATAGGACTAATTTTTTTCGGTTTCAACATCTCAATAGCAGAGTAGTGTCCCTTCCATGTGATACTGAAGGGACATTTATATGAATCTTAGGAGGAGAGGGGTCATCCTGCTTTATAAACCTCTTTTAGCTGGTTTGATGGGGCTCAAAGCATCATTCGAGCTCTAACCTTCGGGGCCTTCTTCTTGGCTTCGGTTTCAAAAGAGACGAGCCCATCCTTAAGTCATCCAATGCTTGGTCCCTCACTAGTTGGGCGAAAGATAATAGAAAGCAGCTTTAGGCAAGCATATCATTCTCGTGTTAGGCCTCTTAATGTGGTTCGAAAGGTGTAGTAATTAGGGTATTGAAGACATCATATAGGAAAATTTGACCATGGAAAGCCATAATGTGCTCCATCAGATTGACATTACCATCTAACGTCTCCAAGGATGGCAGATGTAAGCTCTCTGAAATTAAATTCTCTTGAATTTTTGGGTGAACGAGAATCGACCTTAGGTGGAGTCAACCAATGCTTCCCATTTTGATTGTTAGAGCTCTCATTGCATCTCCTCTAAACATCGATCCATCTACCATAGTTGGATCAGTAGGGAGTTATCTATCAAGTCCATTGAGTGGGCCTCGAATTCAAGCGAGGCAGATTGAGAGTGGTGTGATCCATTGAATTTCATCGACAGAGATCGAAGTGCCCCCTCAACTGATGGTTTAACAAGTCTTAAGCATTTATGAGATGTTGGCACTATGTCGAGTTAGGGAATCTTGACAAGGTACTAGTGGTAGTGGAGCTAGGGACTATGATTGAGCTGGTGGCATTGACTATTGGGCCAATTAAGGAAAAAGTCGAGTGAGTGTATGTATCATGCTTGTTAATGTTTTTATTTACTGAGTAAGATTTAAGAACAACTCAACAGGGCTGAGTAGGTGGCTTAGGTACTAAGGGTCGCTCTTTGTTCTAGTGTTTATTGAGAGGATTGACGAGCGAGCATTCATATGACATCGAGCCCTCCTTCCAACACCAAAAATGTTATGGGAAGATGTTATTGGTGTCTTAGTAAGCCCAACATGGTTCTGACCTATGTGTGTAAGGATGTTCGAAGTGTGGTCGAGGTGTCTTAGAAATAAAAACACCTAGCACCCAAGGTGTCACATGTACAAAGtgcaagtcataggtgcccaacaagccaatcacgtgagtgatggcatgtgtgacttgacatgcagttgttttgcttattatattttgatattttatcactttatattgactatatatatatatatatatatatatatatatatatatatatatatatatatatatatatatatatatatatatatatatatatatatatatatatatatatatatatatatatagtcaatatatatatatatatatatatatatgtgtgtgtgtgtgtgtgtgtgtgtatgtgtgtgtgtgtgtatgtgtgtgtgtgtgtgttgaatctcgtattttgatgatgaaaccaattgatatgtgtgatatgtgtttataatttaatttgcgttttgagtgatgtaggatgcttcgatcaggatgagacaattaaagtagaaaaaatcatgttgtgccgggggaaaacatgtcagatgatcggtcgacgtatcgacagaaggcttcgggccgtggattcgggcatcggaccaagaagagcggatattacactaaggatatcggagttgtggagtcaactacccgattgggcaatagaccgcaagagaggatgatgcgtcgaagaatcaaacgaagcgtt of Musa acuminata AAA Group cultivar baxijiao chromosome BXJ2-3, Cavendish_Baxijiao_AAA, whole genome shotgun sequence contains these proteins:
- the LOC135608536 gene encoding cytochrome P450 CYP72A616-like isoform X1, whose translation is MAEFLAADVLWSLGWGVAGLLFLAWALRVLNWAWWRPRRLERALRAQGLKGTAYRFPYGDLKENARFSKEARAKSMPLAHNIIPRLLPFYHRAMDEYGKISFTWSGPVPQVAITDPELVREVLSNKFGHFGKPNQNPLARFFARGLAVYEGEKWVKHRRILNPAFHAETLKRMLPAFSACCSDLMDRWENMAGSEACYELDVWPELQSFTGDVISRTAFGSSYEEGRPIFQLQAEQAELLIQVIQNLYVPGYRFLPTPKNKRIKAIDREIRSILRGIIKKREQDIKTGMASNDDLLGLLMESNMKHLQEDGNKNAGMTTEDVIEECKLFYFAGQETTSVLLTWTMICLSMHPTWQIRAREEVLRVFGENKPDFDGLSHLKIVTMILYEVLRLYPPFILLRRQTYKTMKLGDVVYPPGVLLLLHAIFVHHDPNLWGKDASEFNPERFGEGVSKASKEQVAFFPFGGGPRICIGQNFALLEAKMGLSMILQHFSFDLSPSYAHAPHTVFTLHPQHGAQIRLRKLLSTYTDEIAGKICK
- the LOC135608536 gene encoding cytochrome P450 CYP72A616-like isoform X2 gives rise to the protein MAEFLAADVLWSLGWGVAGLLFLAWALRVLNWAWWRPRRLERALRAQGLKGTAYRFPYGDLKENARFSKEARAKSMPLAHNIIPRLLPFYHRAMDEYGKISFTWSGPVPQVAITDPELVREVLSNKFGHFGKPNQNPLARFFARGLAVYEGEKWVKHRRILNPAFHAETLKRMLPAFSACCSDLMDRWENMAGSEACYELDVWPELQSFTGDVISRTAFGSSYEEGRPIFQLQAEQAELLIQVIQNLYVPGFLPTPKNKRIKAIDREIRSILRGIIKKREQDIKTGMASNDDLLGLLMESNMKHLQEDGNKNAGMTTEDVIEECKLFYFAGQETTSVLLTWTMICLSMHPTWQIRAREEVLRVFGENKPDFDGLSHLKIVTMILYEVLRLYPPFILLRRQTYKTMKLGDVVYPPGVLLLLHAIFVHHDPNLWGKDASEFNPERFGEGVSKASKEQVAFFPFGGGPRICIGQNFALLEAKMGLSMILQHFSFDLSPSYAHAPHTVFTLHPQHGAQIRLRKLLSTYTDEIAGKICK